The segment CCCGCGCTCACCGTCACTTCGTCCGGCGTGAACTCCATGTTGCCGCCCGCGCCTTGCTTGCCGACGTTCGCGTTCATGAACGGATTGCCGCCCGTCTCGAGGCGCTCCAGCTCCTTGGTCGCGCCGGAGTTCAGCTTCACGTTGCCGTCCTTGTCGATGACGCCGACCGAATTGCCGCTGCCGTTGTACAGGTTGCCTTGCGAGTCCATCTTCAGGTGCAGCGCGTCGCCGCCCGCCTTCGTGTTCAGCTTCACGTCGCGCATGTCCTCGCCGGGCTTGCCGCCCGTCGGCGTCGCCGCGTGGTTCGTCGGGCCGTTGCTGCCGGCCGGCGTGTTGCCGCCCGTCGGCGTGTTGTCGGCCGGATCGCCGCCGACGCTCGTGTCGTCGCCGTCGCCCGAATCGTCCTGCAGCAGCAGATCCTCGATTTCGTGGAGCAGTTCCTCGATCTTCTGATCGCGGCTGCTCGACGGCTTCGACGAGGACTGGTACTGCGTCGGGTTGAGAGTCTGGTTCGTAATGCCGTTAACGCTCATGACCGTCTCGCTATGAATGTGAATCGATTGAGGGAAAGGGAAAGGAACGCGCGCGGCCTTCGTGCGCCCGCGGTTCGACGACAAGCTTAGGCAGCGCGCCCACGGGCGCCGCGAAGCGCGCGAAGCCACGTCGCGGCGGCCGAAACGACCGTACCGGCTTCGCCGCGTACGACCGCGCTTCGCACGCGCCGCTCGCTCGCGCGCGCGTAACGGCGATCATCGTCGACGGCTCATCTCTACTCGACGCATCGCACCGACATGGCGATCAAACCGTGCAACAAGGCCGCCTTGCGCGCGCTGCTCTCGGTCTTCTCGGCCGGGCTGCGCGCGGGCGCGCACGCCGACCTCGACGAACTGCTGCTCGCGCTGCGGGTGCTGCAGCCGCGCAACGCCGCGGTCGACCTGTGCGACGTGCGGCTGCGGATCGGCCGGCGCGACTGGATCGGCGCGCTGCACATCCTGCGCACGCTGGAAGAACAGGAGCGCGGCACGCCGCTGTGCGCGGCGCTGCAGAGCTGGTGCCTGTACGCGCTGCAGGACGACGACTGGCGACGCTATGCGCAGACCGTGGTGCTGTCGGGGGATCGGGCATCGACCGTGCTGGTCGGACGGTTCCTGAAAGTGGACGCGTTCGCGGACGGCGCCGGCGGGCACGACGATGACGACGTCGCCGCGCGGATCGCGCAGCTGCTGCGGCTCAACCGCTATCAGTGGGCGCGGCACGCGCATGCGAACGGGATCGCCTGACGGCTCGGCCCGGCGCCCCGAACGGCTGAGCCGCCGCGCCGATCGGCGCGCCGTTCACGCCGCCTGCCGCGACGACGCGTGCCGCCCGTCCTGCCCGGCTTCGCCCAGCGCCATCGGCGCCTTCGTGATCGCGAACAGATAGCTGTCGCCCGCGCTCATCCCGCGATTGGGACGCGCTTCGTAATTGCGCACGGTCCCCTCGCAAACGAAGCCGAAATGCGGCATCAGCGGCGCGGCCTTGCCCGTTACCGAGCAGAACGCCTCGATCCGGTAGACGTCGGGCTGCGCGATCAGCCAGCCGAGAAACTTGCTCAGCATCTCCGACCACGCGCGCGTGCGCACCCGCCCCGGCGCGAAGCTCGTCAGGAGCCCGATCTCGACGCGCGGCAGCCGGCCATGCATCTCCAGCGTGCCGATCAGGCGGCCGCCGGACTTCTCGAACAGCCCCCAGCAGAAAAACGCGCCGCTGCGCCAGCCTTCGCCCATGCGTCGGATGCTCGCGCGCGATTCGCTGACGCTGCGATGAGTCGGCCACGGCAGATCGAGCGTGGTCGCCGGATCGCCGAACAGCGCGTCGAAGACTTCGGGGGCATCGTCGTCGGTGAGCGGCCGCAGGCGCAAACGCTCGGATTCGATCAGTTCGGGGGGACGGAAGGCATTCATCGGCGGCTCCTGTGCAATCGGCAAACGCATCGATTGTCGAGCGCGGCCGCGCG is part of the Burkholderia ubonensis subsp. mesacidophila genome and harbors:
- a CDS encoding HrpB1 family type III secretion system apparatus protein is translated as MAIKPCNKAALRALLSVFSAGLRAGAHADLDELLLALRVLQPRNAAVDLCDVRLRIGRRDWIGALHILRTLEEQERGTPLCAALQSWCLYALQDDDWRRYAQTVVLSGDRASTVLVGRFLKVDAFADGAGGHDDDDVAARIAQLLRLNRYQWARHAHANGIA
- a CDS encoding GNAT family N-acetyltransferase; translated protein: MNAFRPPELIESERLRLRPLTDDDAPEVFDALFGDPATTLDLPWPTHRSVSESRASIRRMGEGWRSGAFFCWGLFEKSGGRLIGTLEMHGRLPRVEIGLLTSFAPGRVRTRAWSEMLSKFLGWLIAQPDVYRIEAFCSVTGKAAPLMPHFGFVCEGTVRNYEARPNRGMSAGDSYLFAITKAPMALGEAGQDGRHASSRQAA